The following are from one region of the Nitrososphaerales archaeon genome:
- a CDS encoding formate--phosphoribosylaminoimidazolecarboxamide ligase, which produces MNAISTLGSHCALQVLKGAKDEGFKTLLICEKKREGLYRRFRFIDELILVDSFTQILDQNVLDMLQENNSILVPHGTLISNMNTSQIESIKVPFFGNRWILRWESDRKLKEQLMIESKLETPKSIKSPDDISGLVIVKLHGAAGGKGYYLAWNKESFLEGARKLERLGLIKSEHDLYIQEYVLGVPVYLQYFFSPLKNELELMGVDRRYESDVDGLGRIPSKHQQEAGIDTSYTVVGNLPLVLRESLLDEVYKMGERFVEASNRLVKPGMIGPFCIEGVYDRDGRFVSFEFSARIVAGTNLYIEGSPYTTFTYNEPMSTGRRLAREVKNAVSTNALGKVLT; this is translated from the coding sequence ATGAATGCTATATCGACCTTGGGATCGCACTGTGCGTTGCAGGTACTAAAGGGAGCCAAGGATGAAGGTTTTAAGACATTGCTAATCTGTGAAAAGAAAAGAGAAGGTCTGTATAGGCGTTTCAGGTTTATCGATGAACTTATCCTTGTGGATAGTTTTACACAGATCCTTGATCAGAACGTTCTGGATATGTTGCAGGAGAATAATTCAATACTCGTGCCGCATGGCACGTTAATTTCTAACATGAACACTTCGCAGATAGAGAGCATAAAAGTGCCTTTTTTCGGGAATAGATGGATTCTACGCTGGGAGTCTGATAGAAAGTTAAAAGAACAACTTATGATAGAATCGAAACTGGAAACACCGAAAAGTATCAAAAGCCCAGATGATATTAGCGGCTTGGTTATAGTAAAACTGCATGGCGCTGCAGGTGGTAAAGGATACTATTTGGCATGGAATAAAGAAAGCTTCCTAGAGGGTGCTAGGAAGCTCGAAAGATTGGGTCTAATAAAAAGTGAACATGATCTATACATACAGGAATATGTTTTAGGGGTTCCTGTTTACTTACAGTATTTCTTTTCGCCTTTGAAGAACGAACTTGAATTAATGGGCGTTGACCGTAGATATGAATCTGATGTAGATGGCTTAGGAAGAATTCCTAGCAAGCATCAGCAGGAAGCAGGTATAGATACATCATACACGGTAGTTGGAAACTTGCCATTGGTTTTGAGGGAATCGTTGTTAGATGAGGTGTATAAAATGGGTGAGAGGTTTGTTGAAGCTTCCAACAGGCTTGTTAAGCCTGGTATGATAGGACCATTCTGCATTGAAGGAGTCTATGATAGGGATGGAAGATTTGTATCTTTTGAATTCTCTGCAAGGATAGTCGCTGGCACAAATCTATACATAGAGGGTTCACCTTATACAACGTTCACGTATAATGAACCAATGAGTACTGGCAGAAGACTTGCAAGGGAAGTAAAGAACGCCGTTAGTACCAATGCCTTGGGGAAGGTTCTTACTTAA
- a CDS encoding transposase: MALLLMYLKSMNSMLELIRFLKSDPEWLAILNLKRNVDGKMQYMVPDNSTFSKFAGRLGREKIVEIFAHVVVELMKMRL, translated from the coding sequence ATGGCATTACTGCTAATGTACCTGAAGAGTATGAACAGCATGCTGGAGCTAATACGCTTCCTTAAATCAGATCCAGAATGGCTTGCTATACTGAATCTGAAGAGAAATGTTGATGGCAAGATGCAGTATATGGTACCTGACAACAGCACATTCAGCAAGTTTGCCGGAAGATTAGGAAGGGAGAAGATTGTTGAGATATTTGCGCATGTTGTAGTCGAGTTAATGAAGATGAGGCTCTAG